A window of the Fusarium poae strain DAOMC 252244 chromosome 3, whole genome shotgun sequence genome harbors these coding sequences:
- a CDS encoding hypothetical protein (TransMembrane:6 (i12-33o53-76i83-110o130-149i161-182o202-222i)), which produces MYVTDIFVPEECHTLLGTMGFLIAVMQQIRFGLGLPPNSKLLSPIIQATTASVISYTICHLAIKLSIAFQCFRIFITPKARCLFIGLIVYFAIYGTLCLMLTVFTCYPVAKYWDESIPGKCLDNRALRYAFAGINIVNDLAILVAPMPFLRNLHIARRIKLILMGVFAAGAVACIIAIIRLHSLWSYSSVSISQRPAKGVDIAMWSGLECNIAIMCACVPSLKPLFSRTFPNFPLSLPSSKSQSAGSPHSPGSLHIYDNAPKPQPSPQGTDLEITVQQSFEIRTTIAADDSTSEKNLVTVREWQIGAIETSTCSFEVELPPGVSSLTIHVERPLARPINSSPAPESASIQKAKRVSITKGQKASVVQAQAASTSKPSFTDSENIKWLRDPESPPETCKSPIPVGPSTSLQEYNEHIGQEPVTMDEGATGTQELEADIDAYFCRPVIDDESPRKILDLPIRVRLPPPRSVEDGLVSQAMAGLQTPSRPVSFPGINSSQPHSETPEPASPSDSPDSYSSIDTCESTSSSDSYHSSEESENENDSSNLSSEDPGASSSVNVEPQEASVYLDARLADLNAEVARYKMAPKCVDTEKHLLRESEMLFEDICDTWLRLKRSRDSN; this is translated from the exons ATGTATGTTACCGACATTTTCGTACCAGAAGAGTGTCATACTCTA CTCGGTACTATGGGCTTCTTGATTGCTGTCATGCAAC AAATTCGTTTCGGTCTCGGATTACCACCCAACTCGAAGTTACTCTCACCAATCATCCAAGCTACGACTGCAAGTGTGATATCATATACAATCTGCCACCTTGCCATCAAACTTTCCATCGCTTTCCAATGCTTTCGTATCTTTATCACGCCGAAGGCCCGATGCCTCTTTATTGGCCTCATTGTGTACTTTGCAATATATGGGACTCTTTGTCTCATGTTGACCGTCTTCACCTGCTACCCTGTGGCCAAATACTGGGATGAATCGATACCAGGAAAATGTCTCGATAATAGAGCTTTGCGGTACGCATTTGCTGGAatcaacatcgtcaacgaCCTCGCGATTCTGGTGGCTCCCATGCCATTTCTTCGGAACTTACACATCGCAAGAAGGATCAAGCTAATTTTGATGGGTGTTTTCGCAGCTGGAGCAGT TGCTTGCATTATTGCCATAATTAGACTTCACTCCCTCTGGTCTTACAGTTCAGTCTCTATATCTCAGCGGCCAG CCAAAGGTGTCGACATCGCTATGTGGTCTGGCCTCGAATGTAACATTGCAATCATGTGTGCTTGTGTACCGTCTCTCAAGCCTTTATTCTCGAGAACTTTCCCAAATTTTCCATTATCACTACCATCTTCAAAGTCACAGTCTGCGGGCAGTCCACATTCTCCAGGCAGTTTACACATTTACGACAACGCTCCAAAGCCACAGCCTTCCCCTCAAGGCACAGACTTGGAGATTACTGTCCAACAATCCTTCGAGATAAGAACCACTATAGCTGCTGACGATAGTACAAGCGAGAAAAACTTAGTTACA GTTAGAGAATGGCAAATCGGTGCTATAG AGACATCTACATGCTCTTTCGAAGTTGAGCTACCACCAGGAGTCTCCAGCTTGACTATTCATGTCGAACGGCCACTAGCTCGACCTATCAATAGTAGCCCGGCCCCTGAAAGTGCGTCTATTCAAAAGGCCAAAAGGGTGTCTATTACTAAGGGTCAAAAGGCGTCTGTTGTACAGGCTCAAGCAGCCAGTACAAGTAAGCCATCTTTTACAGACTCTGAAAACATCAAGTGGCTGCGTGACCCAGAATCTCCACCAGAGACCTGCAAGTCACCCATTCCAGTCGGACCGTCAACATCTTTACAAGAATACAATGAGCATATTGGCCAAGAACCTGTTACTATGGATGAAGGAGCTACAGGTACCCAGGAACTCGAAGCAGATATTGATGCATATTTTTGCAGGCCTGTTATCGATGATGAGTCACCACGAAAGATCTTGGACTTGCCTATCCGAGTCAGACTGCCACCACCTCGATCTGTCGAAGACGGTTTGGTCTCCCAAGcgatggctggacttcaGACCCCCTCCCGCCCGGTCTCGTTTCCCGGAATTAACTCTAGCCAGCCGCATAGCGAGACACCTGAACCGGCTTCTCCAAGTGACTCACCTGACTCCTACTCATCAATTGACACGTGTGAGTCCACCTCATCAAGCGACTCCTATCACTCAAGCGAGGAATCAGAGAACGAAAatgacagcagcaacctGTCTAGCGAGGATCCAGGCGCAAGTTCCTCAGTCAACGTCGAGCCTCAAGAGGCGTCGGTTTATTTGGACGCCCGACTAGCCGATTTGAACGCTGAAGTTGCCAGGTACAAGATGGCGCCTAAGTGTGTGGACACAGAGAAGCATCTTCTACGTGAGAGCGAAATGCTATTTGAAGACATTTGTGATACCTGGCTGAGATTAAAAAGGTCTCGCGACTCAAACTAG
- a CDS encoding hypothetical protein (MEROPS:MER0031562~CAZy:CE10), with protein sequence MKLDPSRLTAFLAANSTGVGVLVCPGGGYSMLASGHEGQDPARYLNTLGIDAWVLEYTTALNMTPPLFPKPMDEALGALDLIRQEAPNLKKLGIWGFSAGGHLAGTTLTNPQTNLDFGILGYPVITLEDDYTHENSRYNLLGNNPTKQQIDELSVHKRVSDKTPPTFLFHTSNDDLVPVQNTYLYAEAMAKHGRLAQVVVLPDGPHGIGLAQNDPVRDWTPELKRFLTYSI encoded by the exons ATGAA ACTCGACCCCTCGCGACTCACTGCCTTCCTGGCTGCCAACTCAACCGGTGTCGGTGTTCTAGTATGTCCTGGAGGTGGATACAGTATGTTGGCTTCAGGCCACGAAGGACAAGACCCTGCTCGATACCTCAACACTCTTGGCATCGACGCTTGGGTTCTTGAATACACGACAGCGTTGAACATGACACCACCACTATTCCCTAAGCCCATGGACGAAGCACTCGGTGCATTGGACCTTATTCGACAAGAAGCCCCTAATCTAAAGAAGCTTGGCATCTGGGGCTTTTCCGCTGGCGGTCATCTTGCAGGAACAACACTTACCAATCCTCAGACCAATCTCGACTTTGGAATTCTAGGATATCCCGTTATTACTCTTGAGGATGACTACACCCACGAGAACTCACGATACAACCTTCTTGGAAACAACCCCACCAAACAGCAAATTGACGAACTTTCAGTGCACAAGAGGGTTTCCGATAAGACACCCCCGACTTTCCTTTTCCACACTTCCAACGACGATCTTGTACCAGTGCAAAATACGTATCTTTATGCAGAGGCTATGGCAAAACACGGTAGATTGGCTCAGGTGGTGGTCCTTCCTGACGGGCCCCATGGAATTGGCTTAGCGCAGAATGACCCTGTTCGAGACTGGACGCCAGAGCTGAAGCGATTCCTCACGTATTCGATCTAA
- a CDS encoding hypothetical protein (TransMembrane:10 (i52-69o89-109i121-141o153-173i185-205o217-238i348-370o382-405i417-438o450-471i)) translates to MEQNNSKGLEPIKVDDKFVEHAPDAYQGLLPEDADFMRGYEGKAGKKVVRKIDYRLLPIMAVLYLLAHIDRGNIGNAKIEGMDKDLGLVGNQYNIASTIFFVPYIIFEVPSNIILKKVRASIWLSFLVLSWGIVMTCMGVVKNFHGLVACRVVLGVFEAGFFPGAVFIVSSWYPRHELQQRLAIFYTASAFSGALSGLLAFGIARLDGARGIAGWRWIFLIEGAVTVTAGLVMPLLIIDTPERAKWLSDDEKRYVDLRLRLSGVRANTEEGDKLSWKLLFQTMTDWKVMMGIILAWANSVPNAAFKFTMPQIIKQLGFSTANAQLLTMPPYVCGGIAAWLTGKFSDRLAWRMPFIVGPMTVLLIAMAVLFNFSKDVGNNVPAMYIGVILAQVGIYPLLPGISAWTGNNLAPSWKRSIGLAWLLAAGNLGSIIGTNIFLDSEGPQYPTGYGTALAIICLGASCALLMEFLLWRSNKARARLSEVEIRQKYSQEELDAMGERSPLYKYTL, encoded by the exons ATGGAGCagaacaacagcaaaggcCTCGAGCCTATCAAGGTCGACGACAAATTTGTCGAGCATGCTCCCGATGCCTATCAAGGCTTGTTGCCTGAAGATGCCGACTTTATGCGAGGCTATGAGGGCAAGGCAGGCAAGAAGGTCGTGAGAAAG ATCGATTATAGACTCCTCCCTATCATGGCTGTTCTGTATTTGCTAGCCCATATCGATCGAGGAAACATCGGAAACGCCAAAATTGAGGGAATGGACAAGGATTTGGGTCTCGTTGGCAACCAGTACAATATTGCTAGTACCATCTTCTTTGTTCCGTACATCATCTTCG AGGTTCCTTCCAACATCATTCTGAAGAAGGTTCGTGCCAGCATCTGGTTGTCATTCCTTGTGCTCAGTTGGGGAATTGTCATGACCTGTATGGGCGTCGTCAAGAATTTCCATGGTCTCGTGGCTTGTCGGGTCGTTCTCGGAGTATTCGAG GCTGGTTTCTTTCCCGGCGCAGTCTTTATCGTATCCAGTTGGT ACCCTAGACACGAGCTCCAGCAGCGACTCGCCATTTTCTATACGGCTTCCGCCTTTTCCGGTGCGCTAAGTGGTCTTCTCGCATTCGGCATTGCTCGCCTCGATGGAGCAAGAGGTATCGCTGGATGGCGATGGATTTTCCTCATCGAAGGAGCCGTCACAGTGACCGCTGGTCTGGTGATGCCCCTGCTCATCATCGACACTCCAGAGAGAGCAAAATGGCTTTCCGACGACGAGAAGCGCTACGTTGACTTACGTCTCCGGCTTTCCGGTGTTCGGGCCAACACTGAGGAAGGCGACAAGCTTTCGTGGAAGCTTCTGTTTCAGACCATGACAGACTGGAAGGTCATGATGGGTATCATCCTAGCGTGGGCCAACTCTGTTCCCAACGCCGCCTTCAAATTCACCATGCCCCAGATCATCAAGCAGCTCGGCTTCTCCACTGCCAATGCTCAGCTTTTGACCATGCCTCCATACGTCTGTGGTGGAATTGCCGCATGGTTGACCGGAAAGTTCTCAGATCGACTTGCCTGGCGAATGCCATTCATTGTCGGACCCATGACAGTGTTACTCATTGCCATGGCAGTTCTGTTCAACTTTTCCAAGGACGTCGGTAACAATGTCCCTGCCATGTACATCGGTGTTATTCTCGCTCAAGTCGGCATCTACCCACTTCTTCCTGGTATCAGCGCTTGGACAGGTAACAATCTTGCTCCATCTTGGAAACGATCCATCGGCCTTGCTTGGCTATTGGCAGCCGGAAACCTTGGCA GCATTATTGGCACCAACATCTTCCTTGACAGCGAAGGTCCCCAATACCCTACCGGTTACGGTACTGCTCTTGCCATCATCTGCCTAGGGGCTTCCTGTGCTTTGCTTATGGAGTTCCTTCTCTGGAGATCCAACAAAGCCCGAGCTCGTCTCTCTGAGGTAGAGATCCGCCAGAAATACTCACAAGAAGAGTTGGATGCTATGGGAGAGCGAAGCCCGCTGTACAAGTATACTCTGTAA
- a CDS encoding hypothetical protein (SECRETED:SignalP(1-18)) has product MKFLAIFSLSLTVAACKSTPPPAKSAKVDVHAHFVPDFYADALKEAGHVPGPDGMPGIPSWDAKSHLEFMKENNIERSILSISSPGVYLNVPSKTATQQAISLARKVNKYGSEVKAKYPKEFGFFASLPLPDIQASLKEIQYSFGELDPKPDGVVMMSNYYGLYLGDRDLEPIYEALNELNVTIFEHPTTPCTQFNGMRFDIDKDAPTISQQQWQALNRPLAVRQFAAPTLDFPFETARTFADLFYTSMPTKFPNLKWIMSHAGGGLIPTLDRIITYSALYPGLNLTEESMKETLSTNFFFDLAGPWPVNFAIPSLLRWVDYTRIVWGSDTVFTPMDTAAKYAAAFDQEVDNVFNDPVKANAVRADNARKLFN; this is encoded by the exons ATGAAGTTTCTTGCCATTTTTAGTCTCTCTTTAACTGTGGCTGCTTGCAAAAGCACACCGCCACCAGCAAAGTCGGCCAAGGTTGACGTTCATGCTCACTTTGTGCCTGATTTCTACGCCGATGCTTTGAAGGAAGCTGGCCATGTACCTGGTCCCGACGGAATGCCTGGTATTCCC AGCTGGGATGCCAAGTCTCATCTGGAGTTTATGAAGGAAAACAACATTGAGAGATCAATTTTGTCAATTTCCAGCCCTGGAGTCTACCTCAATGTTCCTTCAAAGACTGCTACTCAACAGGCTATTAGCTTGGCGCGTAAGGTCAACAAGTATGGCTCTGAGGTCAAAGCCAAGTATCCCAAGGAGTTTGGCTTCTTCGCTTCTCTCCCTTTGCCCGATATTCAGGCATCGCTGAAGGAGATTCAATACTCCTTCGGCGAGCTTGACCCCAAACCTGATGGTGTTGTAATGATGTCTAACTACTACGGCCTATACCTTGGTGACCGTGATCTAGAGCCCATCTACGAGGCTCTGAACGAGCTCAACGTCACCATCTTCGAGCATCCCACAACTCCTTGCACCCAGTTCAACGGCATGCGATTCGACATTGACAAGGACGCACCTACTATTTCccaacagcaatggcagGCTCTTAACCGACCCTTGGCTGTTCGACAATTCGCCGCACCTACTCTTGACTTCCCTTTTGAAACCGCACGAACATTTGCCGACTTGTTCTACACCAGCATGCCAACCAAGTTCCCCAATCTCAAATGGATAATGTCGCACGCTGGCGGTGGTCTCATCCCTACCCTGGACCGAATCATTACCTACAGCGCTCTCTACCCTGGCTTGAACCTTACTGAGGAGTCGATGAAGGAAACTCTTTCCACAAACTTCTTCTTTGATCTTGCTGGACCTTGGCCTGTCAACTTTGCTATTCCTTCCCTGCTACGATGGGTTGACTACACTAGGATTGTTTGGGGATCGGATACTGTTTTCACGCCTATGGATACGGCTGCTAAGTATGCTGCTGCTTTCGATCAGGAGGTGGACAATGTGTTTAATGATCCTGTCAAGGCGAATGCTGTTCGAGCCGACAATGCTCGAAAGCTGTTCAACTAG